In Stegostoma tigrinum isolate sSteTig4 chromosome 12, sSteTig4.hap1, whole genome shotgun sequence, the following proteins share a genomic window:
- the LOC125457067 gene encoding TSC22 domain family protein 1-like isoform X2 yields the protein MAIKVLFWELEQHLKSSSGASVVAIDNKIEQAMDLVKSHLMYAVREEVEVLKEQIKELVERNSQLEQENNLLKTLASPEQLAQFQAQLQTTGCSPPVSQSGQSTQPTPPNGGSSA from the exons ATGGCAATCAAAGTGCTATTTTGGGAATTGGAGCAACATTTGAAGAG CTCTTCTGGTGCCAGTGTGGTAGCCATAGACAACAAAATCGAGCAAGCCATG GATCTTGTGAAGAGTCACTTGATGTAcgctgtgagggaggaggtggaggtccTTAAGGAACAGATCAAAGAACTGGTGGAGAGAAATTCTCAGTTGGAACAGGAAAACAATCTGCTGAAGACTCTGGCTAGCCCTGAGCAGTTAGCACAGTTTCAGGCACAGCTGCAGACAACTGGCTGTTCCCCGCCAGTGTCTCAATCAGGACAATCTACTCAACCCACACCACCAAACGGGGGATCATCAGCTTAA
- the LOC125457067 gene encoding TSC22 domain family protein 1-like isoform X1 gives MNAEYYKSLAMELGVYQLRNFSISFLSSLLGTENASVKLDSSSSGASVVAIDNKIEQAMDLVKSHLMYAVREEVEVLKEQIKELVERNSQLEQENNLLKTLASPEQLAQFQAQLQTTGCSPPVSQSGQSTQPTPPNGGSSA, from the exons ATGAATGCTGAATATTATAAGTCACTGGCGATGGAGCTTGGGGTTTACCAGCTGAGAAATTTCTCGATTTCATTTCTCTCCTCTTTGCTCGGAACAGAAAACGCCTCCGTAAAATTAGACAGTAG CTCTTCTGGTGCCAGTGTGGTAGCCATAGACAACAAAATCGAGCAAGCCATG GATCTTGTGAAGAGTCACTTGATGTAcgctgtgagggaggaggtggaggtccTTAAGGAACAGATCAAAGAACTGGTGGAGAGAAATTCTCAGTTGGAACAGGAAAACAATCTGCTGAAGACTCTGGCTAGCCCTGAGCAGTTAGCACAGTTTCAGGCACAGCTGCAGACAACTGGCTGTTCCCCGCCAGTGTCTCAATCAGGACAATCTACTCAACCCACACCACCAAACGGGGGATCATCAGCTTAA